One region of Rhizoctonia solani chromosome 9, complete sequence genomic DNA includes:
- a CDS encoding Retrotransposon gag protein has translation MSKANCGAGFLLVMGELEPVLPPASPELGKVSLERVIRLLWGLQSQVNRIERTLLEQAEVSREVQTNVENILQTVDVVKDGLAQLQHAQGPHTPEEQKPPAVEETPRAAPKAKPFGKAQPFLGAPAPIISTGAPRRDPLSLFNPYPSSSFPSGPAPASQGPPPAPVITPAQPPAPSTVKVDHPDAFKGKIGLEAKQWLTRMLAWVCLNQRQFPLDMEVLSFLLMNMTEAAGAWAHPHLDQLGSHCALIQTVDEFKNKFLAAFGDPDATRAAERKITSLTQTGTCAKYVTKFRTLQMELDWNNAALRGQFAQGLHWEVRKQIATRERQPRTLRELQDASLIIDNALREERASHLQQGNKSGKASTTPNRGASTGHQATKTGPLSSDPNYVLEEERNRRRTEGLCVKCGRAGHKFAKCRTGWKATPKEDKGKAKETAKLGKDSKYQSGKE, from the exons atgagtaaggccaactgcggagcggggttcttattggttatg GGAGAGCTGGAACCCGtccttccgccagcctcccctgagcttggcaaagtctcacttgagcgggtcatccgcctcctctgggggctccaatcccaagtcaaccgcATTGAGCggaccctcttggaacaagCTGAAGTTAGCCGAGAGGTTCAAACCAACGTCGAGAACATCTTGCAAaccgttgatgttgtcaaggatgggcttgcccagctcCAACACGCCCAGGGTCCCCataccccagaagaacagAAACCCCCCGCAGTcgaggaaactcccagggccgcgcccaaagccaagccttttggcaaggctcaaccattccttggggccccagcgcccatcatctccacaggggccccCAGGCGCGACCCCCTCTCCTTATTCAACCCATacccctcctcctccttcccttCGGGACCGGCTCCAGCTTCCCAgggacctccaccagcgcctgTCATTACCCCGGCgcagcctccagccccctccactgtaaaaGTGGACCACCCAGACGCCTTTAaaggcaaaattggcttggaggccaaacaatggctaacccgtatgttggcctgggtttgCCTCAACCAGAGGCAGTTCCCTTTGGACATGGAGGTCCTGAGCTTCCTGTTGATGAATATGACGGAAGcagctggggcctgggcccatccccacctggaccaactagggtcccattgCGCACTCATCCAGACCGTGGATGAATTCAAAAACAAGTTCCTGGCCGCCTTTGGCGACCCTGACGCAACCAGAGCAGCAGAGCGGAAGATTACTTCCCTCACACAAACCGGCACTTGTGCCAAATACGTCACCAAGTTCcgcacgctgcaaatggaacttgactggaacaacgccgcACTCCGCGGTCAGTTTGCGCAAGGacttcactgggaggtccgGAAACAGATTGCCACTAGGGAGAGGCAACCACGCACCCTGAGGGAATTGCAAGACGCAtccctcatcattgacaatgccctccgtgaggaacgtgccagccacctgcagcagggtaataagtctggtaAAGCCTCCACTACCCCCAAccggggggcaagtaccggccatcaggccaccaaaaccggCCCCCTCTCTTCCGATCCCAATTACGtcttggaagaagaacgcaaccgccGCCGCACAGAAGGACTTTGCGTAAAATGCGGAAGGGCTGggcacaagtttgccaagtgtAGAaccggctggaaggctaccccaaaggaggataaggggaaggccaaggaaaccgccaaattgggcaaagactccaagtaccaatcgggaaaagagtaa
- a CDS encoding Retrotransposable element Tf2 protein, whose amino-acid sequence MEAGLLFYQGRIVVPDVGNLQTDLLQIFHDSPLAGHPGRQWTLELVSRYYYWPGICANTYWHVDSCETCQQIQKPKYAAIPPQPLELPTQPWQHVSYDMIVDLPKDGSNNSILVIIDSFTKYVVLVECSKKLKAPELADLFLWHIWKQYSMPEKTISDCRRVFNNRFLKALYQHLGIDPHFSSAYHPQSNGQTKQVNPMVKHFLQAYSSINQKDWVKWSPMAEFAYNNAVHSSTGRSPFKALYRWEPALTPSNIPTNVPEADKLAMQMEAQWQEIEAVLQQSKTCMTAREPGEPVEFKIGEEAWLDAKNVKLKTLSPKLTEQCLGPFKITKKISNCAYCLELPPSMCHALEA is encoded by the coding sequence atggaagcaggACTACTATTTTACCAAGGACGcattgtggtccctgacgtAGGTAACCTCCAAACAGACCTATTGCAAATCTTCCATGATAGCCCCCTGGCTGGCCATCCTGGCAGACAATGGACCCTGGAATTGGTGTCAAggtactactactggccaggcatctgcgccaacacatactggcatgtggactcctgtgaGACCTGTCAACAAATCCAGAAACCCAAGTATGCAGCCATTCCACCTCAACCCTTGGAACTTCCAACACAACCATGGCAACACGTGtcttatgacatgattgtagattTGCCTAAAGATGGAAGCAACAACTCTATCCTAGTCATTATAGATAGTTTCACCAAATACGTGGtcctggtggaatgttcAAAGAAGCTGAAAGCCCCTGAACTAGCGGACTTGTTCCTTTGGCACATATGGAAGCAATACAgcatgcctgagaagacCATCTCAGATTGCagaagggtcttcaataataGATTCCTCAAAGCCCTGTACCAGCACttaggaatagaccctcacttctcctcTGCCTACCACCCACAGAGCAATGGACAGACCAAACAAGTGAATCCCATGGTCAAGCACTTCCTACAAGCCTATTCCAGCATCAACCAAAAGGACTGGGTGAAATGGTCAcccatggcggaatttgcatacaataatgcaGTCCACAGTTCCACAGGCAGATCTCCCTTCAAGGCACTGTACAGATGGGAACCAGCCCTCACCCCTAGCAACATTCCCACCAATGTACCTGAAGCAGACAAGCTGGCAATGcaaatggaagcacaatggcagGAAATAGAAGCAGTGCTCCAGCAATCAAAGACATGCATGACTGCCAGAGAACCAGGAGAACCAGTTGAATTCAAAATTGGAGAGgaggcctggctagacgccaaaaacgtaaagctgaagaccctgagtcctaAGCTGACTGAACAAtgcctaggccccttcaagataaccaagaaaatctccaactgCGCATACTGCCTGGAGCTCCCACCATCTatgtgtcatgccctagaggcgtga
- a CDS encoding Multicopper oxidase — MLRTETPTRVKRTVYTTPRPKNPYIDYAGQAIGSARELYPIDIKPFPANPPPKPSPDQIVTIRLEAERTSELGWFLNNKTWTELPDSATPVLFDYNQGNAIDSHLKFTPLKGQYVDVTMVVTSGNPSLHPPRPSRKHGVKAWFLGWGPGGFPYKTVAEAQATVKPIYRETLLGVDAFDIGLLGLNLGGPRYHDAFATCPGLGGQNWIAFRFQSTDPGPTFMHCHIVGMAAVLLEGIDQWPKTPSYYTSQH; from the exons ATGCTTCGGACTGAGACACCAACTAGAGTCAAGCGCACTGTCTACACGACTCCTCGCCCGAAGAACCCTTACATCGACTATGCGGGCCAAGCTATCGGGTCGGCTCGTGAGCTTTACCCCATCGACATCAAGCCATTCCCTGCAAACCCCCCGCCAAAGCCTTCCCCTGATCAG ATTGTAACTATTCGCCTGGAGGCCGAGCGTACATCAGAGCTCGGGTGGTTCTTGAACAATAAGACTTGGACG GAGCTACCAGACTCGGCTACCCCCGTGTTGTTTGATTACAACCAGGGAAATGCAATTGATTCGCATCTCAAGTTTACGCCACTAAAAGGA CAATATGTTGATGTGACCATGGTAGTCACAAGTGGGAACCCATCTTTGCACCCTCCCCGCCC GAGTCGTAAACATGGAGTGAAGGCATGGTTCCTAGGATGGGGCCCAGGAGGGTTCCCCTACAAGACAGTCGCTGAGGCTCAAGCTACAGTTAAGCCAATTTACCGGGAGACGTTGCTCGGAGTTGACGCTTTTGACATAGGCCTCCTAGGATTGAACCTAGGAGGCCCACGGTACCACGATGCATTCGCCACTTGTCCTGGACTAGGAGGTCAGAACTGGATCGCTTTCCGGTTTCAATCGACTGACCCAGGCCCTACGTTCATGCATTGTCATATCG TCGGAATGGCCGCCGTGCTATTG GAGGGGATTGATCAGTGGCCTAAAACTCCAAGCTATTACACGTCTCAGCACTGA
- a CDS encoding chromosome segregation protein sudA, with protein sequence MLFCFERNTAHIRKPWIGFKSYPTRTTIRGWDPSFNAITGLNGTGKSNILDAISFVLGLTDYKELRASNWQELIYKKGAAGVTKASVTIVFDNSDPASSPPGMQALKQITVTRQISIPNKSKYLVNGHVSQQQHVQTLFQSVQLNINNPNFVIRQGKITKVLNMGPREILGLIEEASGTRMYEEKKEKALRTISKKEKKVEDIEALLAEEINPKLVRLRKEKESYLAYTKAVSESERLGRLVSAFQYTDYRSRLNQRKSDISTLSDHKSTLERSRKDKGKEQAKMSEEEAEVTRRRDEEMHKDGKMRVLEEEMAKCEKDVAKVLAQEEIVQGVYQENTKKVEEVKVALAKMNDSLEASRTALATKSAAFNSAKETQSAAQQSLTTAEELSQSLSSGLSGMSTYQSSIAEAKNRAAAAGTEADQSAKQLQLAQAEIRDKENRVKKIETEGREGREAVDKEKKEIDRLRGQLEKMGWTKELGENAEQEVEMAIEEARKARDEADRYRALLSQLDFAYSDPTPNFDRSAVLGPLGNLISLTPEVADKWSTALEICAGAKIYNVVVRDERIGSQLLKHGQLRKRVTLIPLNKISPPRVTPVQIAAAKKIAPGKVFLALELISFPPEARPAMEFAFGDTLICADDETAKKVTYDPIVRMRSVTIHGSLYDPSGTLSGGSAPQGAGILKKVQDVIRCEARVKEFRAREVELKKKLEEWGRIEREMDGREDRVMRMEKGVGGDSSKLTREIEELKRTIMQLESTITGAKERKQEAQAEAAKLEKDMKEFGGNKESKLKELKADIVKKRSDLAKKTAHVKDLQKEVQVAQLELEQMDADIEKATEEVEAAQTAVKESQEQIRELKGKRDKVEATRSVVAAKLDKEKAALKAYQTQLDALATQIGRITQQISDIELEIKTADHDLANATKEKSALESRITELAKLNPWFADEERNFGKKGGEFDFSAMDMQATKEAARRAEEQSKGMKKKVNSKVMHMIEGVEKKDKELQERISMVQKDKLKIEATIQELDREKMAALEHTWTKVNDQFGQIFAELLPSNFAKLQPPEGKELTDGLEVKVRLGQVWKQSLTELSGGQRSLVALSLIMALLQFKPAPMYILDEIDAALDLSHTQHIGTLFRNRFRGSQFVVVSLKEGLFTNANVLFRTRFRDNTSIVERTAQRSNSALYEANTAAVRSTDTPGIYYSRIDLVLFSEWFSKPRVGNDASALGFQAPLIPALNKNVSQGNTLSLGVSATKTTDLSTIEGEAPIYSNLATMFSTSASALPSSCHVCPLPCIYFTGGIKTMTHIDGCLLDRRHMQHIYILNGRSGFGKTQIALKYAQTRGRFFSDILFVDGSSQDTVKQSYTSFIVNKGRGTSMEDSLRWLSSNKTNWLIILDGADAPDLEFRSLLPSCSHGNIIITTRRTTFPCSSEWPHSQSRLTPMNQEDSLDLLAKVAGISLPLSSSHQGLLDLIEDAQFLPIPLTLSGVFLKRASGGNINESCQLYREQFLERLQEAHARSGARRSPCKNLVEAACLIAFPNLDTHSLNFLRVLAFMHPRGISEEIFRRAAEGFSTYTSSLPPTETEDRVTSFLKILLDPFLDGDPNWNGMAFMHLMAEMLDRSFLDFVQPGALYSVPPCIHDIVARTQIPDAPFYCRIATHLLALAIDPSRDDNEELKFRQLIASHVNSVLIQGENVSLDEAARFVLVYMTNGQLEEAETLQLEVLEFRRRMLGEDHHLTLDSQDRLDTIYRMRGKEAPNARFIDEDYLASLPHSQLSRRPRVAQNRISPLNDIVKHFTLVSRLRDLTHELGPYPNARTSWGGIGDIYRGALHDGTEVAIKTLRRSRTKSESKIIKYTAREIAAWSKLDHPNILEFLGLAVFQNQLVMVSPWMHYGDVVEFATQRGANRCSLCLQLSSAVAYMHSMHTVHGDIKGANALVSEDGIVKLTDFGLTILQEPDVYISFTEKGGGTERWMAPELLLEETAVRSEKADVYALGMTFLEIFTGLPPFSNVRRNAAVVAMISRGEGPRYPNEMALYTRHSDRVWEMLQQCWRQNPAERPTAEQIKAVFYEIM encoded by the exons ATGTTATTCTGTTTTGAAAGAAACACCGCTCATATACGCAAACCATGGATAGGTTTCAAATCCTATCCGACACGTACCACTATCCGAGGGTGGGATCCTTCATTCAACGCGATTACTGGTCTGAATGGAACGGGAAAATCCAATATTCTAGACGCTATCTCATTTGTGTTGGGCCTCACTGACTATAAAGAG TTGCGCGCGTCCAACTGGCAAGAGTTGATCTACAAAAAAGGAGCCGCTGGAGTGACGAAAGCGAGTGTTACTATTGTATTTGACAATTCAGACCCGGCGAGCAGCCCGCCTGGTATGCAAGCATTGAAGCAGATTACCGTTACGAGACAG ATCTCGATCCCAAACAAATCCAAGTATCTGGTGAACGGGCATGTCTCACAGCAGCAGCATGTTCAAACATTATTTCAGTCTGTACAGTTAAACATCAACAATCCAAACTTTGTTATTCGGCAAGGAAAAATTACCAAG GTACTGAACATGGGCCCACGTGAAATATTGGGATTGATTGAAGAAGCAAGTGGTACGAGGATGTACGaggagaagaaagaaaaggcgCTGAGGACCATAAGCAAAAAGGAGAAAAAAGTCGAGGACATTGAAGCG CTTCTTGCGGAAGAAATTAACCCTAAGCTCGTCCGCCTacgaaaagaaaaagagTCTTACCTCGCGTACACAAAAGCCGTATCTGAATCGGAACGTCTGGGCCGTCTTGTTTCAGCATTCCAATACACCGACTATCGCTCACGCCTGAATCAACGCAAATCTGACATCTCCACTTTGAGTGACCACAAGTCTACCTTGGAGCGGTCCAGAAAAGATAAGGGCAAAGAACAGGCAAAAATGTCAGAGGAGGAGGCGGAGGTGACTAGGAGAAGAGACGAAGAGATGCACAAAGATGGAAAAATGAGGGTGCTCGAGGAGGAGATGGCCAAATGCGAGAAGGACGTCGCCAAAGTGTTGGCCCAGGAGGAGATTGTTCAAGGCGTATATCAAGAGAATACGAAGAAGGTCGAGGAAGTCAAAGTTGCGCTTGCTAAA ATGAATGACTCCTTGGAAGCTTCTCGTACGGCTCTTGCTACAAAATCCGCTGCATTCAACAGTGCAAAAGAGACACAATCTGCAGCCCAGCAATCTCTTACGACGGCGGAAGAACTTTCTCAATCTCTTTCCTCTGGACTCTCGGGCATGAGCACATATCAGTCCAGTATCGCCGAAGCAAAGAACCGAGCCGCTGCAGCTGGGACCGAAGCAGACCAATCCGCCAAGCAACTCCAACTTGCTCAGGCTGAAATTCGGGACAAGGAGAATAGGGTGAAAAAGATTGAGACCGAAGGACGGGAAGGAAGAGAGGCTGTTGACAAGGAAAAGAAGGAAATTGACCGGCTCAGGGGTCAACTGGAGAAGATGGGCTGGACTAAAGAACTCGGAGAAAACGCTGAGCAGGAGGTTGAGATGGCTATAGAAGAAGCGAGGAAAGCGAGAGAC GAGGCAGATCGGTACCGGGCGTTACTATCCCAACTCGACTTTGCATACTCGGATCCCACGCCCAATTTCGACCGTTCAGCAGTATTAGGACCCCTAGGGAACCTTATTTCGCTCACGCCTGAGGTGGCAGACAAGTGGAGCACTGCCCTTGAAATTTGCGCGGGAGCCAAAATATACAACGTTGTAGTACGGGACGAGCGTATTGGTTCTCAACTCCTCAAACACGGGCAACTCCGCAAGCGCGTAACCCTGATTCCACTTAACAAAATTTCCCCGCCCCGCGTTACTCCCGTACAGATCGCAGCCGCCAAAAAGATTGCTCCCGGAAAGGTCTTCCTCGCACTTGAACTTATTTCATTCCCACCCGAAGCTCGGCCAGCAATGGAGTTTGCGTTCGGAGATACTCTGATTTGTGCGGACGACGAAACGGCCAAGAAGGTCACTTATGATCCTATCGTTCGAATGCGATCTGTTACCATACATGGGTCGCTGTACGATCCGTCTGGAACATTGAGCGGTGGTAGCGCACCTCAGGGAGCGGGCATCTTGAAAAAGGTGCAGGATGTGATCCGGTGTGAGGCGCGGGTCAAAGAATTTCGAGCTCGTGAGGTAGAGTTAAAGAAAAAATTAGAAGAGTGGGGTAGAATTGAGCGTGAGATGGACGGACGAGAAGATAGGGTCATGAGGATGGAGAAAGGAGTTGGCGGAGATTCGTCCAAA TTGACTCGCGAAATTGAAGAGCTTAAGCGCACGATTATGCAACTGGAGAGCACGATTACCGGAGCGAAGGAGCGGAAACAGGAAGCCCAAGCCGAGGCCGCAAAACTCGAAAAAGACATGAAGGAGTTTGGAGGCAACAAGGAGAGTAAACTGAAGGAACTCAAG GCGGATATAGTCAAGAAACGATCCGACCTGGCGAAGAAGACGGCTCATGTCAAAGACTTGCAGAAAGAAGTGCAGGTAGCTCAGCTGGAACTGG AGCAAATGGATGCGGACATCGAAAAGGCGACTGAAGAAGTTGAGGCTGCCCAAACAGCTGTGAAAGAGAGTCAAGAGCAGATTCGAGAGCTAAAGGGCAAGAGAGACAAAGTCGAAGCAA CGCGATCGGTTGTGGCTGCTAAACTCGATAAAGAGAAAGCCGCCCTGAAAGCTTACCAAACTCAGCTTGACGCTCTGGCAACCCAGATCGGTCGAATCACTCAGCAGATTTCAGACATCGAGCTGGAAATTAAGACTGCAGACCATGACCTTGCGAATGCTACCAAAGAGAAGTCTGCACTTGAGAGTCGAATCACTGAGCTGGCAAAATTAAACCCATGGTTCGCAGATGAAGAGCG GAACTTTGGCAAAAAAGGCGGGGAGTTTGATTTCTCTGCTATGGATATGCAAGCCACCAAGGAAGCTGCGAGGAGAGCAGAGGAACAGTCCAAGGGGATGAAGAAAAAGGTCAATTCCAAGGTTATGCATATGATCGAAGG TGTGGAGAAGAAAGATAAAGAGCTTCAAGAGCGCATCTCTATGGTTCAAAAGGATAAACTTAAAATTGAGGCCACTATCCAAGAGCTCGACAGAGAAAAAATGGCAGCACTAGAGCATACTTGGACCAAGGTCAATGA CCAGTTCGGCCAGATTTTCGCAGAGTTGCTGCCCAGCAACTTTGCAAAACTGCAACCCCCTGAAGGGAAGGAATTAACCGACGGATTGGAAGTCAAAGTTCGCCTTGGGCAAGTCTGGAAGCAAAGTCTGACTGAACTAAGTGGTGGGCAACG ATCCCTTGTGGCACTGTCTCTTATCATGGCCCTCCTTCAATTCAAACCAGCGCCCATGTATATTTTGGATGAGATAGACGCGGCGCTTGACCTGTCACACACACAGCATATTGGCACTCTCTTCAGGAATCGTTTCCGTGGAAGCCAATTCGTAGTCGTCAGTTTGAAAGAAGGGCTATTCACCAATGCGAATGTCTTGTTCAGGACACGCTTTAGGGATAACACTAGTATAGTCGAG CGAACCGCACAACGTTCCAACTCGGCATTGTACGAGGCGAATACCGCGGCAG TTCGCAGCACAGACACGCCGGGTATCTATTACTCCCGTATCGATTTGGTGCTCTTCTCAGAATGGTTTTCCAA GCCTAGGGTCGGAAATGATGCAAGCGCGCTTGGGTTCCAGGCACCTTTGATACCTGCGCTGAATAAGAATGTCTCGCAAGGAAACACGCTTTCTCTTGGGGTTTCGGCGACTAAGACAACCGATCTGAGCACTATAGAAGGAGAAGCCCCAATCTACTCAAACCTGGCCACCATGTTCTCCACTAGCGCTTCCGCCCTTCCATCTTCATGTCACGTCTGTCCTCTGCCATGTATCTACTTCACTGGTGGGATCAAAACCATGACACACATTGATGGGTGTCTTCTGGATAGACGTCATATGCAGCATATTTACATACTCAACGGAAGGAGTGGATTCGGCAAGACGCAGATCGCATTGAAATATGCGCAGACCCGCGGGCGATT CTTCTCAGACATCTTGTTTGTCGATGGATCATCTCAAGATACTGTGAAACAGTCCTATACCTCTTTTATAGTCAACAAGGGCCGTGGCACGAGTATGGAAGACTCACTGCGGTGGCTTTCTTCGAATAAGACCAATTGGTTGATAATCCTTGACGGGGCCGACGCCCCAGATCTCGAGTTCAGGAGTTTACTCCCGTCTTGCAGCCACGGTAATATAATTATTACTACTCGGCGCACTACATTCCCCTGTTCCTCCGAATGGCCCCATTCTCAAAGCCGTTTGACTCCGATGAATCAAGAAGATTCTCTGGATTTATTGGCTAAAGTAGCAGGAATAAGCCTTCCGCTGTCCTCTTCTCATCAAGGATTGCTAGATTTAATTGAG GATGCTCAATTCTTACCGATTCCTCTTACGCTCTCGGGTGTGTTTTTGAAAAGAGCTTCTGGTGGCAATATCAATGAATCCTGTCAGTTGTATCGTGAACAATTTCTCGAGCGCTTACAAGAAGCGCACGCACGGTCCGGAGCTCGACGTAGTCCCTGCAAGAATCTAGTGGAAGCAGCGTGTCTAATCGCTTTCCCAAATCTGGATACCCATAGTTTGAACTTTCTTCGGGTCCTAGCATTTATGCACCCAAGGGGAATCTCGGAAGAAATATTTCGGCGCGCTGCCGAGGGGTTTTCTACTTACACCTCAAGCTTGCCTCCGACCGAGACTGAAGACCGTGTTACCTCATTTTTAAAGATACTGCTCGACCCATTCCTGGATGGCGACCCTAACTGGAACGGCATGGCTTTTATGCACTTGATGGCTGAGATGCTGGATCGCTCCTTCCTGGATTTTGTCCAGCCAGGTGCTTTGTATTCCGTGCCTCCCTGTATTCACGATATCGTTGCGCGAACACAGATACCTGATGCTCCTTTCTACTGTCGGATAGCCACACACCTTCTTGCACTTGCTATCGACCCTTCTCGGGATGACAACGAGGAACTAAAGTTCCGCCAACTAATAGCTTCTCACGTTAACTCGGTTCTCATACAAGGAGAGAACGTTAGCTTGGACGAGGCTGCCCGGTTTGTTCTCGTGTACATGACCAACGGTCAGCTAGAAGAAGCTGAAACTTTGCAGTTGGAGGTTCTCGAGTTCCGGCGGCGAATGCTTGGCGAGGACCATCACCTTACCTTAGATAGCCAAGACCGACTAGACACTATATATAGAATGCGAGGCAAAGAGGCGCCTAATGCTCGTTTTATTGATGAGGATTACTTAGCATCCCTCCCTCATAGCCAGCTTTCCCGA CGACCTCGGGTGGCTCAGAACCGAATTTCT CCTCTAAATGACATCGTAAAACATTTCACGCTGGTGTCGCGGCTACGGGACCTCACACACGAACTTGGGCCATATCCAAATGCCCGTACATCATGGGGTGGAATAGGGGACATATACCGAGGCGCATTGCATGATGGCACCGAAGTTGCCATCAAGACGCTGCGTCGTAGCCGGACCAAATCCGAGAGTAAGATTATCAAG TATACTGCCCGAGAAATCGCTGCTTGGTCAAAACTTGATCACCCGAATATACTCGAATTTCTCGGACTTGCTGTATTTCAAAATCAGCTAGTAATGGTGTCTCCTTGGATGCATTATGGAGACGTTGTGGAGTTTGCCACCCAGCGAGGCGCCAACCGATGTTCCTTG TGCCTCCAACTTAGTAGTGCAGTAGCATACATGCACAGCATGCACACG GTTCATGGCGATATTAAAGGA GCGAACGCACTGGTGTCCGAAGATGGTATTGTAAAACTGACCGATTTCGGGCTTACAATTCTTCAAGAGCCGGACGTTTACATATCGTTTACGGAAAAGGGCGGGGGGACCGAACGTTGGATG GCACCTGAGCTTCTATTAGAAGAGACCGCCGTCAGATCCGAAAAGGCTGACGTATATGCGCTTGGGATG ACATTTCTG GAAATCTTCACGGGTCTTCCACCCTTCAGCAATGTTAGGCGGAACGCTGCGGTAGTGGCCATGATATCACGAGGCGAGGGACCTCGATATCCGAACGAAATGGCGCTGTACACAAGACACAGCGATCGCGTATGGGAGATGCTTCAGCAATGTTGGAGGCAGAATCCCGCTGAGCGCCCAACAGCAGAGCAAATCAAGGCGGTTTTCTATGAAATTATGTAA